Proteins found in one Arachis stenosperma cultivar V10309 chromosome 8, arast.V10309.gnm1.PFL2, whole genome shotgun sequence genomic segment:
- the LOC130944942 gene encoding UDP-xylose transporter 1, with amino-acid sequence MGEMSSFQLGVIGALFLSVASSVSIVICNKALMSNLGFRFATTLTSWHLMVTFCTLHVAQRLNLFVSKSIDMKTVMLFGILNGISIGFLNLSLGFNSIGFYQMTKLAIIPFTVLLETVFLKKQFSQKIKFSLFLLLVGVGIASITDLQLNFVGSILSLLAIITTCVGQILTNTIQKKLNVSSTQLLYQSAPFQAAILFVSGPVVDQLLTKQNVFAYKYSPIVLAFIVLSCLIAVSVNFSTFLVIGKTSPVTYQVLGHLKTCLVLGFGYTLLHDPFTGRNIVGILVAIFGMGLYSYFCTEENKKKQSGDLPLSSQVKDKDNTPLLVGKNNTGHQEEENHHEAKKLNKESSI; translated from the exons ATGGGAGAGATGTCAAGCTTCCAATTGGGTGTTATTGGTGCACTATTTCTCTCAGTGGCTTCATCTGTCTCCATTGTCATATGCAACAAAGCCTTGATGAGCAATCTTGGCTTCCGTTTCG CCACAACACTTACTAGTTGGCATTTGATGGTGACATTTTGCACCCTTCATGTGGCTCAACGCTTGAATCTATTTGTGAGCAAATCCATTGACATGAAGACAGTCATGCTCTTTGGCATTCTAAATGGCATCTCCATTGGATTTCTCAATTTGAGCCTTGGCTTCAATTCCATTGGATTCTACCag ATGACAAAACTGGCAATAATACCATTCACAGTGCTACTAGAAACTGTTTTCCTAAAGAAACAGTTCAG CCAGAAAATAAAGTTCTCTCTATTCCTATTACTTGTTGGAGTTGGCATTGCTTCTATCACAGACCTTCAGCTCAATTTTGTTGGATCCATTCTTTCCCTTCTAGCAATCATAACTACATGTGTTGGACAAATT ctTACAAACACAATACAGAAGAAGCTGAATGTATCTTCCACACAGTTGCTATACCAATCTGCTCCATTCCAAGCAGCAATTCTTTTTGTTTCAGGCCCTGTAGTGGATCAGCTCCTCACCAAGCAAAATGTCTTTGCATACAAATATTCTCCTATAGTATTG GCATTCATTGTGCTGTCATGCTTGATAGCTGTTTCTGTGAACTTCAGCACATTCCTAGTTATTGGAAAAACATCTCCTGTAACGTACCAAGTTCTTGGCCACCTCAAGACTTGTCTTGTTCTAGGATTTGGCTACACATTGCTCCATGATCCATTCACTGGAAGGAACATCGTTGGAATACTTGTTGCCATTTTTGGTATGGGACTGTACTCTTATTTCTGCACTGAAgagaacaaaaagaaacaaTCAGGAGATCTTCCATTATCCTCTCAG GTTAAGGACAAAGATAACACACCCCTTTTGGTTGGGAAAAACAATACTGGTCATCAAGAAGAGGAAAATCATCATGAGGCTaagaaattaaacaaagagtcatctatttaa